One genomic window of Monodelphis domestica isolate mMonDom1 chromosome 1, mMonDom1.pri, whole genome shotgun sequence includes the following:
- the MMP21 gene encoding matrix metalloproteinase-21, whose protein sequence is MQAPLGLPWTWLLCFLAAPWPSQPEKLFHSRDHSDLKESVLRQAKPVTDLHSAQLFLSKYGWTEGSRELLAAGLSGNPGLREAIAKFQSFNRLPVTGQLDKATLAAMNQPRCGMPDHQLLGATVPRIMPRGGSSDPGPREHPKWLSALLGRWRPKRSPPQAFSRKLLRWRLMGEGYSSQLSIEEQRFVFRLAFRMWSEVTPLVFKEDRLSPPALVDIKLGFGRGQHLGCSRPFDGSGQELAHARHFGDIHFDDDEHFTSPSSDSGISLLKVRARRRPSDGGGPGAEAGPGNALRAAAAPLQVAVHEIGHVLGLPHLDQAGSIMQPGYTPPQTEFELGWEDRRAIQALYGSCEGPFDTAFDWIRKEKTRFGELVVSFSTYFFRSGWYWLYENRHNRTRYGDPILTPAGWHGIPSRDLDAYVHVWTWTRDERYFFKGNHYWRYDSDNDQAFKKDEQGTSYPRLISEGFPGIPSPLDTAFYDRGTGFIYFFQKSSVYAFDVKRNQVAESYPKRMMDVFPSVTPQDHPGGNLDSAYVSYAHNAVFFLQGNVYWRVVNTRDRQHNPSLAINGLLPRQYISQKWFDICDVHPSTLTMN, encoded by the exons ATGCAGGCTCCTCTGGGTCTGCCCTGGACATGGCTGCTCTGCTTTCTGGCTGCCCCCTGGCCCAGCCAGCCAGAAAAACTATTCCACAGTCGGGACCACTCAGACCTAAAGGAGTCTGTCCTGCGCCAAGCAAAGCCTGTCACTGACCTCCATTCTGCTCAG ttgttCTTATCCAAAtatggctggacagaggggtccA GGGAACTCCTGGCAGCGGGACTCAGCGGAAACCCAGGCCTCAGGGAGGCCATCGCCAAGTTCCAGTCCTTTAATCGGTTACCAGTGACTGGACAGCTGGACAAAGCCACCCTGGCCGCGATGAACCAGCCCCGGTGTGGCATGCCTGACCACCAGCTCCTGGGGGCAACAGTGCCAAGGATCATGCCCAGGGGAGGAAGCTCGGACCCAGGTCCCAGAGAGCACCCCAAATGGCTCTCGGCACTGCTGGGCAGGTGGAGGCCGAAGAGGAGCCCCCCGCAGGCTTTCTCCAGGAAGTTGCTGAGATGGAGGCTGATGGGGGAGGGCTACAGCAGCCAGCTGTCCATAGAGGAGCAGAGGTTCGTCTTCAGGCTGGCCTTCCGGATGTGGAGTGAGGTGACCCCGCTGGTGTTCAAAGAGGACCGTCTATCTCCCCCAGCCCTCGTAGACATCAAGTTGGGATTCGGAAGGG GCCAACACCTGGGCTGCAGCCGGCCCTTCGATGGCAGCGGCCAAGAGCTGGCCCACGCTCGGCACTTCGGGGACATCCACTTCGACGACGACGAGCACTTCACGTCCCCCAGCAGCGACAGCGGGATCAGCCTGCTCAAAGTAAGGGCGCGGCGCCGGCCAAGCGACGGAGGGGGGCCGGGGGCCGAGGCCGGCCCGGGGAACGCGCTGAGGGCGGCTGCGGCTCCTCTCCAGGTGGCGGTGCACGAGATCGGCCACGTCCTGGGCCTGCCTCACCTGGACCAGGCGGGATCCATCATGCAGCCGGGCTACACTCCCCCGCAGACCGAGTTTGAGCTGGGCTGGGAGGACAGGAGAGCCATCCAAGCCCTGTACG GCTCGTGCGAGGGACCGTTCGACACTGCCTTTGACTGGATCCGCAAAGAGAAGACCCGCTTCGGGGAGCTGGTCGTGAGCTTTAGCACCTATTTTTTCCGCAGCGGCTGGTACTGGCTTTACGAGAACCGTCACAACAGGACGCGCTACGGGGATCCGATCCTCACGCCCGCCGGATGGCACGGCATCCCCTCTCGGGACCTCGACGCCTACGTCCACGTCTGGACATGGACGAGGGACGAGCGCTACTTCTTCAAAG GGAATCACTATTGGCGATACGACAGTGACAACGACCAGGCGTTTAAAAAGGACGAACAAGGCACCAGCTATCCCCGGCTCATCTCGGAGGGCTTTCCGGGCATCCCGAGCCCCCTGGACACAGCCTTCTACGACCGAGGGACGGGGTTCATTTACTTCTTCCAGAAGTCTTCC GTGTATGCGTTTGATGTCAAGAGAAATCAAGTCGCTGAGTCTTATCCGAAGAGGATGATGGATGTTTTCCCGTCCGTGACGCCCCAGGACCATCCAGGTGGAAACCTAGATTCGGCCTACGTCTCCTACGCACACAACGCCGTCTTCTTCCTCCAAGGCAACGTCTACTGGAGAGTGGTGAACACCAGGGACCGCCAGCACAACCCTTCTCTTGCCATCAATGGGCTGCTTCCCAGACAATACATCTCGCAGAAGTGGTTTGACATCTGTGACGTCCATCCTTCCACCCTGACGATGAACTAG